One window of Cetobacterium sp. 8H genomic DNA carries:
- a CDS encoding 4Fe-4S binding protein, whose amino-acid sequence MSKVLSKFKWSVKIIVFAIVCIVAILHQTIGGGFNGAPTVHAICPFGALESLFNLITGQSFIAKTYYSNIVFLIGSSLLVILFGRIFCGWLCAFGTLQDLFSSLGKKILGKRFLINRTLDYYLKYLKYFILFIILYLTWKTGELIIAPYDPFAAFSHIPAGIGEVINDYTWGFTFLILILFSSLFYDNIFCKYICPLGAFYSILSKISVFKIIRDNSTCINCKKCDKVCPVNIEIQSNEVIKSSECLSCMRCIDSCPTKKNSLSIKISKTSISPLRANFIGLGTFIAVILISKSMGYMKTMPNTMSEVIAGNPDKIRGWMSMEQIITEFKLDKEKFYNELGIEEKDLPLDTTVKKSEEVLKSKGIEFDHDKIGEIIKKLIN is encoded by the coding sequence ATGTCAAAAGTTTTATCTAAATTTAAATGGAGTGTGAAAATAATAGTATTTGCAATCGTTTGCATAGTAGCTATTTTACATCAAACAATTGGTGGAGGTTTTAATGGTGCACCAACAGTTCATGCAATTTGTCCATTTGGAGCATTAGAGAGTTTATTTAATTTAATTACAGGTCAGAGCTTTATAGCAAAAACCTATTATTCAAATATTGTTTTTTTAATTGGAAGTAGTCTTTTGGTAATTTTATTTGGAAGAATATTTTGTGGTTGGCTCTGTGCTTTTGGAACTTTACAGGATTTATTTTCATCTTTAGGAAAAAAGATCTTAGGAAAAAGATTCTTAATAAATAGAACTTTGGATTATTACTTAAAATATTTAAAGTATTTTATCTTATTTATTATATTATATTTAACTTGGAAAACAGGTGAATTAATTATTGCACCTTACGATCCGTTTGCAGCATTTAGTCATATTCCAGCAGGAATAGGAGAAGTTATAAATGATTATACATGGGGATTTACTTTTTTGATTTTAATTTTATTTTCATCTTTATTTTATGATAATATCTTTTGCAAATATATATGCCCTCTAGGTGCTTTCTATAGTATTTTATCAAAAATTAGTGTTTTTAAAATAATAAGAGATAATTCAACTTGCATAAATTGTAAAAAATGTGATAAAGTTTGTCCTGTAAATATTGAGATACAATCAAATGAGGTTATAAAGTCATCAGAGTGTCTATCTTGTATGAGATGTATAGATAGTTGCCCAACAAAGAAAAATTCACTTTCAATAAAAATAAGTAAAACTTCAATATCTCCATTGAGAGCTAATTTTATTGGACTAGGAACGTTCATTGCGGTTATATTAATAAGTAAGAGTATGGGATATATGAAAACAATGCCTAATACGATGTCTGAGGTTATAGCTGGGAATCCTGATAAAATTAGAGGCTGGATGAGTATGGAACAAATAATAACAGAGTTTAAATTAGATAAAGAAAAATTTTATAATGAATTAGGAATTGAAGAGAAAGATTTACCCTTAGATACAACGGTTAAAAAAAGTGAAGAGGTATTAAAAAGTAAAGGAATAGAGTTTGATCATGATAAAATAGGAGAAATTATAAAAAAATTAATAAATTAA
- a CDS encoding cold shock domain-containing protein — MKGTVKWFNEEKGFGFITGEDGKDVFAHFSQIKKDGFKSLKENEEVEFDVVKGDRGLQAENIISR, encoded by the coding sequence ATGAAAGGTACAGTAAAATGGTTTAACGAAGAAAAAGGATTTGGATTTATCACTGGTGAGGATGGGAAAGATGTATTTGCACATTTCTCTCAAATCAAAAAAGATGGATTTAAATCATTAAAAGAAAATGAAGAAGTAGAATTTGATGTTGTTAAAGGCGACAGAGGATTACAGGCTGAAAATATTATATCAAGATAA
- a CDS encoding HAMP domain-containing sensor histidine kinase: protein MMKIKLNFFKKLMIYSIFLTFISVAIVQILNLIFLDNFYVYRKKLELPLVVKKMERLVHSEKELNNYIEALKSDGIQVNYGNMNSNHRGKNIGKKNNFLMQNTLILNEVSLIKNKMGGRYLVYYTIVNNQPLTLILSLVTLENYQYEAILIQGISMFIAIFISLLLGRYFSKKLTQNLEKLNITAHKIADLEFVEKLDIKTDDEIGELATSIEKMSSELNKAISSLKNFVGNASHELKTPISTINMISQNLRENYNLTQDERKNLYDLLIKESNEMNELIQNLLILSKITYSKNILHRENFNLKDLLQKIIYKYELLELEKNIDVELNGEKDLAIKTDYKFFKIIVENLIQNALKYSLENEVISVYFNQSFIILKNKTYANLKEDSATLLLPFKRGSNTLGKGIMGSGLGLYIVKNTLELLNLKYEIKIIENNFSFIIYLD from the coding sequence ATGATGAAAATAAAGCTTAATTTTTTCAAAAAACTTATGATATATTCTATCTTTCTTACATTTATAAGTGTTGCTATTGTTCAAATCTTAAATCTGATATTTTTAGATAATTTTTATGTGTATCGAAAAAAACTTGAACTCCCTCTAGTTGTAAAAAAAATGGAACGGTTAGTTCATAGCGAAAAGGAACTAAATAACTATATTGAAGCTCTTAAATCTGATGGAATTCAGGTTAATTATGGTAATATGAACAGTAATCACAGAGGGAAAAACATTGGAAAAAAAAATAATTTTCTTATGCAAAATACATTAATTCTAAATGAAGTTTCACTCATAAAAAATAAGATGGGGGGACGTTATTTGGTCTATTATACTATTGTTAATAATCAACCTTTAACTTTAATCCTTTCATTAGTTACATTGGAAAATTATCAATATGAGGCCATTTTAATACAAGGAATCTCCATGTTTATAGCCATATTTATAAGCTTGCTTTTAGGAAGATATTTTTCTAAAAAACTTACTCAAAATTTGGAGAAACTAAATATAACTGCTCATAAAATAGCTGATTTAGAATTTGTAGAAAAATTGGATATAAAAACAGATGATGAGATAGGAGAACTTGCAACTTCTATTGAAAAAATGTCTTCAGAACTAAACAAAGCTATATCTAGTTTAAAGAACTTTGTTGGAAATGCTTCTCATGAGCTAAAAACACCAATATCCACTATAAATATGATATCACAAAATCTAAGAGAAAACTATAACCTTACTCAAGATGAAAGAAAAAATCTTTATGATTTATTAATTAAAGAAAGTAATGAAATGAATGAATTAATTCAAAATTTACTAATTCTTTCGAAAATAACATATTCAAAAAATATTCTACATAGAGAAAACTTTAATTTAAAAGATTTGCTTCAAAAAATAATATACAAATATGAACTTTTAGAGTTAGAAAAAAATATTGATGTTGAATTAAACGGAGAAAAAGATCTAGCAATTAAAACCGATTATAAGTTTTTTAAAATAATTGTTGAAAATTTAATTCAAAATGCTTTAAAATACTCTTTAGAAAACGAAGTTATTAGTGTATATTTTAATCAAAGTTTTATAATTTTAAAAAATAAAACTTATGCTAACTTAAAAGAAGATAGTGCTACGCTTTTATTACCTTTTAAAAGAGGAAGTAATACACTAGGAAAAGGAATCATGGGGTCTGGATTAGGACTTTATATCGTAAAAAATACTTTAGAACTATTAAATTTAAAATATGAAATAAAGATTATAGAAAATAATTTTTCTTTCATAATCTACCTAGATTAA
- a CDS encoding methionine ABC transporter permease, whose protein sequence is MEEKLYSYLGNVIKYQDEMINAIGETLIMVGIAGTISTILGTIMGIVLVITRKGGILENSLINSILGKIINIFRSIPFVILLAALIPVTRFFMGTTIGLKGAIVPLIFGSAPFVARQIESALLSVDSGVIEAAYAMGSSPFEIIYRVLLREALPEIIYALIITTVSLIGFSAVAGTVGGGGLGDFAIRYGYQHFKTDIMVVTIIILITLITFIQWSGEKILKKIKR, encoded by the coding sequence ATGGAAGAAAAATTATATAGTTATTTGGGGAATGTAATTAAATATCAAGATGAGATGATTAATGCTATAGGTGAAACACTTATAATGGTTGGTATAGCAGGAACAATTTCGACAATACTAGGAACAATTATGGGAATAGTTTTAGTAATAACGAGAAAGGGTGGGATTTTAGAAAATAGTTTGATCAACAGTATTTTAGGTAAAATAATAAATATTTTTAGATCTATTCCATTTGTAATTTTATTGGCCGCGTTAATCCCAGTGACAAGATTTTTTATGGGAACAACAATAGGCTTGAAAGGAGCAATTGTACCTCTTATATTTGGATCAGCTCCATTTGTAGCAAGACAGATAGAATCAGCACTATTAAGTGTCGATTCAGGAGTAATAGAGGCGGCCTATGCAATGGGATCGTCACCTTTTGAAATAATTTATAGAGTGTTACTAAGAGAAGCTTTACCAGAAATTATTTATGCTCTTATTATAACTACAGTTAGTTTGATTGGATTTTCTGCAGTAGCTGGTACTGTTGGAGGAGGAGGATTAGGAGATTTTGCTATTAGATATGGATATCAACATTTTAAAACGGATATTATGGTGGTAACAATTATTATTCTAATAACTCTGATAACTTTTATTCAATGGTCAGGAGAGAAAATATTAAAAAAAATAAAGCGTTAA
- a CDS encoding flavocytochrome c: MNFKLIGKLIISTLVLSNFSLASNFKPGTYIGSAPGYKDNIQVEVKVNSDKIEGIKVIKHGESPLISDVALQRIPAEVIEYQSLSIDEVAGATATSKGVIAAITRALRSAGGDLNSLRKKIQTNIVKENKEYNVDVVVVGGGGAGLAAAVSAHQNGASVLVLEKMPRLGGNTLIAGSAYNAVDPKRQKPLGIEDSTDLHYKHTYEGGDKLGKPVLIKTFVENTYPGIEWLESLGMEFKDDIFTVLGALYPRSHKPVKPLGTGFISTYEDYISKNKGITVLTDTKVEDIIVENGRVVGVKGTGRKENVIAKAKNGVIISTGGFGANIDLRQQYNNKLTKAIPTTNHPGATGEVMLITADKANANLVGLEYVQLLPMGDPLNGSLSGNIEGSVEDRIFVNKSGKRFVAEDERRDVMTNALFEQEDAFMWTIVDTHTYPTEQNKNNFNETIEDLVKKGRAFKGETIEELATKIQIDPVVLKDTIDKFNIAVENKTDEFGRKLFANKLDAAPFYAGARVPTVHHTMGGIEINEKTQVLDKNGNPIPGLFAAGEVTGGLHGSNRLGGNALAEITVFGKIAGENAAKEIK; the protein is encoded by the coding sequence ATGAACTTTAAATTAATTGGGAAACTAATTATTTCAACGCTTGTTTTATCTAATTTTTCTTTAGCATCTAATTTTAAACCAGGGACATATATCGGATCTGCACCAGGATACAAAGATAATATCCAAGTAGAAGTTAAGGTTAATTCAGACAAAATAGAAGGAATAAAAGTTATTAAACACGGGGAAAGTCCACTTATATCTGATGTGGCTTTACAAAGAATTCCAGCTGAAGTTATTGAGTATCAATCGTTGAGTATAGATGAAGTTGCAGGTGCAACAGCTACAAGTAAAGGTGTTATCGCAGCTATTACAAGAGCTCTTAGATCAGCAGGTGGTGATTTGAACAGCTTGAGAAAAAAAATTCAAACAAATATAGTAAAAGAAAATAAAGAATACAATGTGGATGTAGTTGTTGTAGGTGGTGGTGGAGCTGGTTTAGCAGCTGCAGTGTCCGCTCATCAAAATGGAGCTTCGGTATTGGTTTTAGAAAAAATGCCAAGATTAGGAGGAAATACTCTTATTGCAGGATCAGCATATAATGCAGTGGATCCTAAAAGACAAAAACCACTAGGAATAGAAGATTCCACTGACTTACACTATAAACATACATATGAAGGTGGAGATAAACTAGGAAAACCAGTTTTAATCAAGACTTTTGTTGAAAATACATATCCAGGAATCGAATGGTTAGAAAGTTTAGGTATGGAATTTAAAGATGATATTTTTACTGTTTTAGGTGCATTATACCCTAGAAGTCACAAACCTGTAAAACCATTAGGAACAGGATTTATTAGTACTTATGAAGACTATATCTCTAAAAATAAAGGGATAACAGTTTTAACAGATACAAAAGTTGAAGATATTATCGTAGAAAATGGAAGAGTTGTTGGTGTTAAAGGAACTGGAAGAAAAGAGAATGTCATAGCTAAAGCTAAAAATGGAGTCATTATTTCTACTGGTGGATTTGGTGCAAATATTGATTTACGTCAACAATATAATAACAAATTAACAAAAGCTATTCCTACAACTAATCATCCAGGAGCAACTGGAGAAGTAATGTTAATAACTGCAGATAAAGCTAATGCTAATTTAGTAGGACTTGAATATGTACAACTTCTTCCAATGGGAGACCCTTTAAATGGAAGTTTAAGTGGAAATATTGAAGGAAGTGTTGAAGATAGAATATTTGTAAATAAGTCTGGAAAACGTTTCGTAGCAGAGGATGAACGTAGAGATGTTATGACTAATGCTTTATTTGAACAAGAAGATGCTTTTATGTGGACAATTGTTGATACTCACACTTATCCAACAGAGCAAAATAAAAATAATTTTAATGAAACTATAGAGGATTTAGTGAAAAAAGGAAGAGCATTTAAAGGTGAAACTATAGAGGAACTAGCAACTAAGATTCAAATTGACCCTGTTGTATTAAAAGATACAATTGACAAATTTAATATTGCTGTAGAAAATAAAACTGATGAATTTGGAAGAAAACTTTTTGCTAATAAGTTAGATGCAGCGCCATTTTATGCAGGAGCTCGTGTTCCTACAGTACATCATACTATGGGTGGAATTGAAATCAATGAAAAAACTCAAGTACTTGATAAAAATGGAAATCCTATTCCAGGATTATTTGCAGCTGGTGAGGTAACTGGTGGACTTCACGGAAGTAATCGTCTAGGTGGAAATGCTCTAGCAGAGATAACAGTATTTGGAAAAATAGCTGGAGAAAATGCAGCTAAAGAAATAAAGTAA
- a CDS encoding DUF2023 family protein yields the protein MEVFIHHIYEFEKGIRNLILHTISPKHLEFVKKRLESKGISYKIYEISNGNYNVFFGSKSCIEVIKKIGKSNLSRYTAEEDFILGIMLGYDRKKQCERYIQFKEKENLKTS from the coding sequence ATGGAAGTTTTTATACATCATATATATGAATTTGAAAAAGGAATAAGAAATTTAATATTACATACAATATCACCAAAGCATTTAGAATTTGTAAAAAAAAGATTAGAGTCAAAGGGAATTTCCTACAAAATATATGAGATATCAAATGGAAATTATAACGTTTTCTTTGGGAGTAAATCTTGTATAGAAGTTATAAAAAAAATAGGGAAATCAAATTTATCTAGATATACAGCAGAAGAAGATTTTATATTAGGAATTATGCTTGGGTATGATAGAAAAAAGCAGTGTGAAAGATATATTCAATTTAAAGAAAAAGAGAATTTAAAAACATCATAG
- a CDS encoding DUF2325 domain-containing protein: MVAIIGGLKRGEREYLELLKKYELKGKVYNTQCPNFCKKIKNCEICVVFTNLVSHNLVNNCSKVCKTNNIPIVHLTSNSINNLKERLDKEFGNKE; this comes from the coding sequence ATGGTAGCTATTATTGGAGGATTAAAAAGAGGAGAAAGAGAATATTTAGAATTATTAAAAAAATATGAGCTAAAGGGAAAAGTATATAACACTCAATGCCCAAATTTTTGTAAAAAAATAAAAAACTGCGAAATATGTGTTGTGTTCACAAATCTTGTCAGTCATAATTTAGTAAATAATTGTTCTAAGGTTTGTAAAACTAATAATATTCCAATTGTTCATCTGACAAGTAATAGTATAAATAATTTAAAAGAAAG
- a CDS encoding methionine ABC transporter ATP-binding protein, protein MIQLRNIIKTYENKGQSIEALKELSFDFKKGEITGIIGYSGAGKSTLLRCINLLEVPSSGEVIIDGVTLNDLDSKELRETRKKIGMVFQHFNLMRSRTVAKNIAYPLKGSGLSKKEINERVDELLSLVGLEDKKDNYPSQLSGGQKQRVGIARALANKPNLILCDEATSALDPETTISILKLLKKINKDLGVTIVLITHQMEVIKEICDSVIVMEDGVVKEEGDIVDIFSRPKAPITKRFLSSIFNSNKIESYLENILVREDEKIIKLAYVGTSTEEAYISRISRDYKVDASILFGNIEIIKETPIGNLIIKLKGDDKNIFDSIEYLNKNKIYPEVLKDGRKII, encoded by the coding sequence ATGATACAACTTAGAAATATTATTAAAACTTATGAAAATAAGGGGCAAAGTATTGAAGCTTTAAAGGAGTTATCTTTTGATTTTAAAAAAGGGGAAATAACAGGAATAATAGGATATTCAGGAGCAGGAAAAAGTACTCTGTTGAGATGCATAAATCTATTAGAAGTTCCAAGCTCTGGCGAGGTTATAATTGATGGGGTAACTTTAAATGATTTAGATTCTAAGGAGTTAAGAGAAACTAGAAAAAAAATAGGAATGGTTTTTCAACACTTTAATTTAATGAGAAGTAGAACTGTAGCTAAAAATATAGCCTATCCGTTAAAAGGAAGTGGGCTTTCTAAAAAAGAGATAAATGAAAGAGTGGATGAACTTTTAAGTCTAGTGGGATTAGAAGATAAAAAAGATAACTACCCATCACAATTAAGTGGGGGACAAAAACAAAGAGTTGGAATAGCAAGAGCTCTAGCAAATAAACCAAATCTTATTCTATGTGATGAGGCAACTTCAGCATTAGATCCTGAAACGACTATTTCAATCTTAAAGCTTTTAAAAAAGATTAATAAAGACTTGGGAGTAACAATAGTTCTTATTACCCACCAAATGGAGGTTATAAAAGAAATTTGTGACAGTGTCATAGTTATGGAAGATGGAGTTGTAAAAGAAGAAGGAGATATTGTAGATATTTTTTCAAGACCAAAAGCTCCAATAACAAAGAGATTTTTATCATCTATTTTCAATAGCAATAAAATAGAGAGCTATTTAGAAAATATATTGGTTAGAGAGGATGAAAAGATAATAAAGTTAGCTTATGTTGGAACTAGTACAGAAGAAGCTTATATATCGAGAATATCAAGAGATTATAAAGTAGATGCAAGTATTTTATTTGGGAATATAGAGATTATAAAAGAGACACCTATTGGTAATCTAATAATAAAATTAAAAGGAGATGATAAAAATATTTTCGATTCAATAGAGTATTTAAATAAAAATAAAATATACCCGGAGGTTTTAAAAGATGGAAGAAAAATTATATAG
- a CDS encoding LacI family DNA-binding transcriptional regulator yields the protein MEKITLKDIAALTGYSVSTVSRSLNDNDRIPLETRNEIKEIAKQLNYTIDINARNLSKKTSSTIGVFMQNDFFKLPHSTFTNIFWSTLHEEIQIKGYEPALYLFSDTDDFKYKVSQLFNSGLIDGVIIFSKLLTNKEIEFLKEMKYPYSLLYYGPEKYSEEVFTADNYSSGKIITNFLISRNLKSIATITTDMTPSFKMRTLGYKHALEEAGIKFNESLVIKAIPSFENGVEIAHQLYKKLDEIDAIFSQHDIWALGLIKGFTDLGVKIPEEISIIGHDNLAFKTWFSPVLTTFTIETKKICIDAIESLIDDKIYKKRRIPIFKTLGTLVIGESVR from the coding sequence ATGGAAAAAATAACATTAAAGGATATTGCAGCCTTAACAGGATATAGCGTTTCTACAGTATCAAGAAGTTTAAATGACAACGATCGTATACCACTAGAAACAAGAAATGAAATTAAAGAAATTGCAAAACAATTAAATTATACTATAGATATTAATGCTAGAAATCTTTCTAAAAAAACATCAAGCACTATTGGTGTATTTATGCAAAATGATTTTTTTAAATTGCCTCATAGTACTTTTACAAATATTTTTTGGAGTACTCTTCATGAAGAGATTCAAATTAAAGGATATGAACCAGCACTATATCTTTTTAGTGATACTGATGATTTTAAATATAAAGTCTCACAACTCTTTAATAGTGGATTAATTGACGGAGTTATTATTTTTTCAAAATTATTAACAAATAAAGAGATTGAATTTTTAAAAGAAATGAAATATCCTTATTCTCTTTTATATTATGGCCCTGAAAAGTATTCAGAAGAGGTTTTTACTGCTGATAACTACAGTTCTGGAAAGATAATTACCAACTTTTTAATAAGTCGAAATTTGAAATCTATAGCCACAATAACTACAGATATGACACCTAGTTTTAAAATGAGAACTTTAGGTTATAAACACGCTTTAGAAGAAGCGGGAATAAAATTTAATGAAAGTTTAGTTATAAAAGCTATTCCTTCTTTCGAAAATGGTGTTGAGATAGCACATCAACTTTATAAAAAATTAGATGAAATTGATGCTATATTTTCTCAACATGACATATGGGCATTGGGATTAATTAAAGGGTTTACAGATTTAGGTGTAAAGATACCTGAAGAAATTTCAATAATTGGTCATGATAATTTGGCATTCAAAACATGGTTTTCTCCAGTTTTGACAACGTTTACAATTGAAACAAAAAAAATATGTATCGATGCTATTGAATCTTTAATAGATGATAAAATTTACAAGAAAAGAAGAATCCCAATTTTTAAAACTTTAGGAACTTTAGTTATTGGAGAAAGTGTAAGATAG
- a CDS encoding cation:proton antiporter, with translation MIGIDESNIFYLLLQLSIIFILSNLINSFLKKNKQPTITGDLLVGIFLGPTILGSFFPKIYNFIFPQNLVQIAMLDTLGWFGLFLVLLSTGIEVDFSSIWKQRKNALVISTLDIIVPIIFSMTFIYFLPNHYFEFSSNKFIISFFISVIMTISALPIAIRALREVGIMKSDLGFLIISALTINDIIGWIIFTLLLSLFSLQFFDWKIATEIIAYTGIFTFLALNVGKKIVNWLFSKAINQDSDGIQGVLAVLISTGVVFGLITLEIGIHTLFGFFIAGIVAGDSPIFTKSARNTVHNFVYSIFASLFFVNIGLKINFFESFNLFLALFITFVGIAGRYLGAWIGSTLSKNTKYRNIISIAHTPGGEMHIVVSLIALSFGLLNKELFVAIVFAAILSSIINGPWLAIASKRFTYLENLEILIYPNVKLEAQYKEEAIYKLLNIFNLNTLETNILENILEKEDIVCSALENSIAIPKGVVEENTKTRVIFARLENPINWNSLDGRLTKNIFLILTSKKEEENQIKVIKKITNFSKDCDSIKYLDLLSSEKEIEEYLTRKFSI, from the coding sequence ATGATTGGAATTGATGAATCCAACATATTTTATTTATTACTTCAGCTTTCTATAATTTTTATATTATCAAATTTAATTAACAGTTTTTTAAAAAAAAATAAACAACCAACTATAACAGGAGACTTGTTGGTGGGAATTTTTTTAGGTCCAACAATACTAGGATCCTTCTTTCCAAAAATATATAATTTTATATTTCCACAAAATTTAGTTCAAATAGCAATGCTAGATACTCTAGGGTGGTTTGGTTTATTCTTAGTTCTTTTATCTACAGGAATAGAAGTCGATTTTTCAAGTATTTGGAAACAGAGAAAAAATGCTTTAGTTATCTCAACTTTAGATATAATAGTTCCAATTATTTTTTCAATGACTTTTATATATTTTTTACCTAATCACTATTTTGAGTTTAGCAGCAATAAATTTATAATATCCTTTTTTATATCGGTTATTATGACTATAAGTGCCCTTCCAATAGCTATTAGAGCTTTAAGGGAGGTTGGAATTATGAAAAGTGACTTGGGATTTTTAATAATATCAGCTCTTACAATTAATGATATCATAGGTTGGATTATATTTACTTTACTTCTTTCACTTTTCTCATTGCAATTTTTTGATTGGAAAATAGCCACAGAAATAATTGCATATACAGGAATTTTTACATTTTTAGCTTTAAATGTTGGAAAAAAAATTGTAAATTGGCTATTTTCAAAAGCTATAAATCAAGATAGTGATGGTATTCAAGGAGTATTAGCAGTTTTAATCTCTACAGGAGTTGTATTTGGATTAATAACTCTAGAAATTGGAATTCATACACTTTTTGGATTTTTTATAGCTGGTATTGTAGCTGGAGATTCACCTATTTTTACTAAAAGTGCTAGAAACACTGTCCATAATTTTGTATACTCCATTTTTGCATCCTTATTCTTTGTAAACATAGGTCTTAAAATTAATTTTTTTGAAAGCTTCAATTTATTTTTAGCTCTTTTTATAACCTTTGTAGGAATTGCAGGAAGATATCTAGGAGCTTGGATTGGGTCTACTTTATCAAAAAATACAAAATATCGAAATATAATATCGATTGCTCATACTCCTGGAGGCGAGATGCACATAGTGGTAAGTTTAATCGCTCTAAGTTTTGGCCTATTAAATAAAGAGCTTTTTGTTGCTATAGTTTTTGCTGCAATACTTTCGTCAATAATTAATGGGCCATGGTTAGCAATTGCATCCAAAAGATTTACATATTTAGAAAATTTAGAAATACTAATATACCCTAATGTAAAACTAGAAGCTCAATATAAAGAAGAAGCAATATATAAACTATTAAATATATTCAATTTAAACACACTGGAAACTAATATTTTGGAAAACATTTTAGAGAAAGAAGATATTGTATGTTCTGCCTTAGAAAATAGTATCGCTATTCCTAAAGGAGTTGTGGAAGAAAATACAAAAACTAGAGTTATATTTGCCCGTTTAGAAAATCCTATAAACTGGAATTCTTTAGATGGACGATTAACAAAAAATATTTTTTTAATCCTAACTTCCAAAAAAGAAGAGGAAAATCAAATTAAAGTTATAAAAAAAATTACAAATTTTTCTAAAGACTGTGACTCAATAAAGTATTTAGATTTGTTATCTTCAGAAAAAGAAATTGAAGAGTATCTCACAAGAAAATTTTCAATTTAA
- a CDS encoding response regulator transcription factor, translating to MKKILIVEDEINLAASIQLFLKNQNFEILVVHDGKEAIDKFYNENLDLVLLDINLPNITGWDICNEIRSNSNIPVIMMTARDNEFDELKGLELGADDYITKPINLKILLARIKRILKIDDKSIYYHNGLRFDSRTLEITVNGEKIDLSPKESQILEYFIRNKGFVLSREKLINEIWGFDYAGDDRVVDTIIKRLRKKMGIFSERIKTLRGIGYSYDENKA from the coding sequence TTGAAAAAAATATTAATTGTAGAAGATGAAATAAATTTAGCTGCTTCAATACAGCTTTTTTTAAAAAATCAAAATTTTGAAATTCTTGTGGTTCATGATGGAAAAGAAGCTATTGATAAATTTTATAATGAAAATCTGGATTTGGTTCTTTTAGATATAAATCTTCCCAATATAACTGGTTGGGATATTTGTAATGAAATTAGATCTAATAGTAATATTCCTGTTATTATGATGACTGCAAGAGATAATGAATTTGACGAATTAAAAGGCTTAGAACTAGGAGCTGATGATTATATTACAAAACCAATTAATTTGAAAATACTTTTAGCTAGAATAAAAAGAATATTAAAAATAGATGATAAAAGCATTTATTACCATAATGGATTGAGATTTGATAGTAGAACTTTAGAGATTACAGTAAACGGGGAAAAGATAGATTTATCTCCAAAAGAAAGCCAAATATTAGAATACTTTATTAGAAATAAAGGATTTGTTTTAAGTCGAGAAAAGCTTATAAATGAAATTTGGGGATTTGATTATGCTGGAGATGATAGAGTAGTTGATACAATAATTAAAAGGCTCAGAAAAAAAATGGGAATTTTTAGTGAAAGAATAAAAACTCTTCGTGGAATAGGGTATTCATATGATGAAAATAAAGCTTAA
- the ndk gene encoding nucleoside-diphosphate kinase: MEKTLLIIKPDAVERKLIGSIIQRIEKKGLVIKALKMEKITLEKAEKHYKIHKGKDFYNDLIEFIISGPVVLVVIEGENCIQIVRHMAGSTSPIEAAPGTIRGDYSIDTLKNIVHTSDSIESSTREINNFFNM; the protein is encoded by the coding sequence ATGGAAAAAACACTATTAATAATAAAGCCTGATGCTGTAGAAAGAAAGTTGATTGGGAGTATTATTCAAAGAATAGAAAAAAAGGGATTGGTAATTAAAGCTTTAAAAATGGAAAAAATAACTTTAGAAAAAGCAGAAAAACACTATAAAATACATAAAGGGAAAGATTTTTATAATGACCTTATAGAATTTATTATATCTGGACCCGTTGTACTAGTTGTTATAGAAGGAGAAAATTGTATTCAGATAGTTAGACATATGGCAGGAAGCACCTCACCTATAGAAGCAGCACCCGGAACAATAAGAGGTGACTATTCAATAGATACTTTAAAGAATATTGTTCACACTTCAGATAGTATAGAATCAAGTACAAGAGAAATTAATAATTTTTTTAATATGTAA